A stretch of DNA from Planctomycetaceae bacterium:
AGCGGATATGTCATCGTCACAATTTGGCCGTTGTACGAAGGGTCCGTCAGGATTTCCTGGTAACCCGTCATACTGGTATTGAACACGACTTCGCCGTGAACTTCGCCTTCCGCGCCAAATCCAATACCGTGGAAAACCGAGCCGTTTGCCAGTGCCAGCTTCGCCGCACGAGCCGCCATGATTCACCTCGCTGGGGAGTCATTTTCGTCACAGGATCGCGACGAGATTCCGAGGCGGAGTTCTAGCAGACACGCAACGTGTTTCGAAGCATGGTCATCGCTGCGATGGCGGATTCCGGGAAATGCGATCTGCCGCGATTCCCGCGAACCTGCGCGAAGGTTGTTGTTTGTGCTAAGTTCCCGCAGATGTCGTTCGCATCGCTTCACGAAAAACGAATCGTCGTCACCGGCTCGTCCAGCGGAATCGGCCGGGCTATCGCCGTGGAATGCGCCGCGGCGGGATCGGATATCGTGATCAGTTGCCGAGCGTCTCGCCCCAAAGCGGAGATCGTTGCCGATGAAATTCGCAGGGCAGGCCGAAAAGCGGATGTTCTGGTCGCTGACATCGCTGATGACAATTCTCGGTCGGAGTTCGTGTCACGGTGCTTCGAAACGGGGCGAGTCGACGCGGTCGTCAACAATGCCGGAGCGGATCTGCTGACGGGAGCACTCCGCGACGCGCCGTTTTCGGTCAAGCTCAAGACGCTGCTGGACGTGGATGTCTGCGGCACCGTCGAGCTGTCGCGGGCATTCGGCCAGAGGTTCCTCAAACAGGGACACGGCAGCATTCTGACGATCGGGTGGGATCAGTCTGATCGCGGCATGGAAGGCGACAGCGGCGAACTGTTTTCCACCGCCAAAATCGCGATCATGGGATTCACGCGATCGCTGTCACTGAGTCTGGCTCCAACCGTGCGAGTCAACTGCATTGCTCCCGGCTGGATCAAAACCGACTGGGGCGAATCCGCCAGCGATTACTGGCAACAGCGAGTCCTGAACGAAACTCCGCTGAAACGCTGGGGTCTGCCGCAGGACGTCGCGGCGATGGCTCGCTTCCTGCTCAGCGACGAAGCGTCGTACATCACCGGCCAGGTGCTCAACGTCAACGGCGGGGCCGTGCGGTGAGTCTCGTCGACGATCTGGCACAGTTCATCGAAGACCGATCTCTCGTCGTCGCCGTGGCATCCGCCGTAGAGCAGGCCCGGACAGCTCCCGAAGAAGCACTGATCTTCGTCCGACCATTCCACAGTCTTCACATGCCGCGTGGCGGGGTGCATGACCGGGATTCCGATATGAATGCAGCTTCGAGTTTAAGCGCGAGCCCTGGCGATCGCTCGGCTTCCTTTTCAGACAAAGTTCTCGCGGTGCCTTCCGTACGACGGGACTCCGATCCCGTCGGTGAAATTTCGACGGGATCGGAGTCCCGCCGTACAGGATGTTCGCAAGCTGTGCCGGTTGAGACTTCCACGAGCGTGTCGCTCCTGTGGGGGTCGCGGCTACACGTGGCGGGTGACAGCGACGGCATGATCCCGACCAGCCGGTCGCTATACTTCCGCCACGATGTCAACTTCTTCAATCCCCGATTCCGAATCCTCGATCCTGTTCGTCACCGGCCGACTTGCTGAAGCCAGCCTTCGCGAGACGGTGGCACTGTTGTCGTCGAAGCTCGGGTTTCGGTACGAAATCGCCGTGCCCGGAGTTCAGGTCGCCGCGCTGCTGCATGTGGACCTGCTGCTGAAGCGTCTGCAGGTCCCCGCGTCCGTCAATCGCGTCATTCTGCCGGGATGGTGCCAGGGTGATCTGAAATTGCTGGAAGCCCATTTCCAGACCCCGTTTGAACTCGGCCCCCGGGATCTTCGCGATCTGCCGCAGCATTTCGGACTGGGAAGACGCGCCGACGTATCGCTTGACGGATACTCCATCGAAATCATCGCCGAGATCAATCACGCCACGCGAATGCCGCTGGAGGCCGTTGTGGCAGAAGCAAAGGCGATGGCGGCGGCCGGTGCGGACGTTATCGATATCGGTTGTGTTCCCGGCGAATCCTCCTGCCGCGTCGGCGAAATCGTCGCCGCTCTGCGACACGAGAAGCTGCGTGTCTCCATTGACAGCTTCGACCGCAGCGAAGTCACGCAGGCGGTTGAAGCCGGGGCGGAGCTGATTCTCAGTTGCAACCGATCAAACGTCGACTGGATCACGACGCTCGAGGCGGAAGTTGTGGCGATCCCTGACATGCCGAATGATCTCAGATCGCTGGATGACCTGATCGAGCGGCTGGAGGCCCGGGGCACGGAGTTCCGAGTCGACCCGATCATTGAACCAATCGGCATGGGGTTTACGCGGTCGCTGCGGCGGTACATGGAAGTTCGCGAACGGTACCCGGACGCAGCGATGATGATGGGCGTGGGCAATGTCACGGAATTGACCGAAGTCGATTCCGCCGGTGTCAATATGCTGCTGGCGGCTGTGTGTGAGGAACTGGGGATTCAAAGTGTCCTGACGACTCAGGTCATCAACTGGTGCCGTTCGACGGTTTCGGAACTGAACGCCGCTCGGCGGCTGGTTCACTACGCCGTCACGAATCAGGTGATTCCGAAGCATCTGGATTCGTCGCTTGTCATGCTGCGGGACTCGCGACTGAAGGAATTGTCGCCAACCGCGATCGAATCGCTGGCCCGGTCGGTCACCGATTCGCACTTTCGGATCTTCGCGGAGCAGGGCGGGCTGCATCTGATAAACCGGCACGGACACTGGCACGGAGAAAGTCCTTCCGCGATATTCGAAGCGGCACTGAATCACGACGCCAACAGCATCGACGCCAGTCACGCGTTTTATCTCGGTTACGAGCTGGCTCGTGCGGAGATTGCCCGGCATCTGGGAAAAAACTACACGCAGGATGAGTCGATGACGTGGGGACTGCCGGGTCCGCTGGCCGCATCGGCAGCGGTGTCGCATCATCGAAGTGGCGAAACGCAATAAGACGTGTCACCCAACGCGCACATACAGGAACTTGATTCCGGTCTCGGCGTCATTGACGTCCTGCGGCGTTTCGCCGGGGAAGACTTTCTGGTGCTGCTGGACAGTGCAGCCAGGATTCGGGCGCGAGACTCGCGGTATACATTCCTGACAGCCGATCCGATCGAAACCGCCGAAATCGATCGCTGCAGCTACGGCGACGATCCGTTCGCGATCCCGACACAATGGCAGACGCGACTTTCCAGGAAACTTCCGGCAACGGCTCCGCCATTCTGTGGTGGAATCGCCGGTCTGATCTCCTATGAAGTCGGGCACGCCTTCGAACGGCTTCCCCGCGCGCAGCGCGATGACCTGCACACGCCGGTGATCGCAGCCGGATTGTTCGACTGGGCGATCGTGTGGGACCACATCGAAAAGTCCGTGCGGCTGTGGGTGCTGGCCGTCGACGACGACCGGACGGCGGTGAACCGGCGAGTCGAATGGGTGCTGACAAAGCTGAACACCCCTGCACCTGAGCCGAGCGAACGGCACAAAGGCGATACCGGCTCAGTTCTCCTGGACGGGCATGAACTAGAACTTCGCTGTGATGTGCGGTCCAACTTTTCGCGTGACCGGTACCTGAAGGCCGTCAAGGAAGTCATTGAGTACATTCGCGCGGGTGACATCTTTCAGGCGAATTTGTCTCAGCAACTGACGGCCGAATGGAAGGGTTCGGCCGTTGACCTGTATCGCGGCGTTCGTCGTCAGAATCCCGCACCGTTCTGCGGGCTGTTGCAGCGTGGAAACTTCGCCGTTGTGAGTGCGTCGCCGGAACGGTTTCTCAGAGTGTCGCAGGGGCGGTTCGTCGAGACCAGGCCGATCAAGGGAACGCGCCGCCGTCAGCGGTCGCCGATCGCCAATCTGTTCACGTCCGACGCCCTCGTCGCCAGCGAAAAGGATCGCGCGGAGAACGTGATGATTGTCGATCTGCTGCGGAACGACCTGTCCCGAGTCTGTCGGCCGGGGAGTGTGCGCGTTACGGGGCTTTGTGAAATTGAGATGTTTGAGACTGTTCAGCACCTGGTATCGACGGTCGTAGGGGAAATTGCGACGGGCAAAAACGTGTGGGATCTGCTGGCCGCGTGCGTTCCAGGCGGATCGATCACCGGAGCCCCAAAGATCCGCGCGATGGAAATCATCACGGAACTTGAACAAACCGCGCGCGGCGCCTATTGCGGCAACCTGTTCTACTGCGGACCGCAGGCAGACTTCGACAGCAGCATCCTGATCCGCACGTTCACATTGAAAAACGGAGTTCTGCAGTTTCCCGTCGGCGGCGGCATCGTAGCGGACTCGCATCCGGCGGATGAATATGAGGAGACACTTCATAAGGCGTCCGGCATGCTGCGGGTGCTCGACAAAAGCTGAGTCGCTGCCGAATACGTGACAGCGGTCAGCAACGGCATTCCGCCTTCCGGCAGAAATCGCGCAATTACCCAGCCAGCCTGACGCGAACAACGGGCAGACTCGGGCTGCCCGGCAGATTCCGGTATCGCTTTTGGCGGAGCCGTGAAATCGGGGCATAAAGGGGAATTGCCTGACGCGGTCCCGATCACCGTCCGCCGATACTCTTTGTTGAGACAACCCACGGAATTGAGTGCTGCTGCGCTGTCTGATGCACACCGAATCGGCGCAGACCGCGGCATCGCAGCAGTTCCGGCAGAGCAGGATCGGCCCGCATGACGCAAGTGACCCGACGACTGGCGACAGTATTGGCGTTCTCCGCACTCTTGACCGCCCCCCGTTCGGCCTACAGTTCGGAATCCGGCGGGTGGTACCCCGGTTTCGAGGACGCTCA
This window harbors:
- a CDS encoding SDR family oxidoreductase, with protein sequence MFRSMVIAAMADSGKCDLPRFPRTCAKVVVCAKFPQMSFASLHEKRIVVTGSSSGIGRAIAVECAAAGSDIVISCRASRPKAEIVADEIRRAGRKADVLVADIADDNSRSEFVSRCFETGRVDAVVNNAGADLLTGALRDAPFSVKLKTLLDVDVCGTVELSRAFGQRFLKQGHGSILTIGWDQSDRGMEGDSGELFSTAKIAIMGFTRSLSLSLAPTVRVNCIAPGWIKTDWGESASDYWQQRVLNETPLKRWGLPQDVAAMARFLLSDEASYITGQVLNVNGGAVR
- a CDS encoding DUF6513 domain-containing protein, with translation MSTSSIPDSESSILFVTGRLAEASLRETVALLSSKLGFRYEIAVPGVQVAALLHVDLLLKRLQVPASVNRVILPGWCQGDLKLLEAHFQTPFELGPRDLRDLPQHFGLGRRADVSLDGYSIEIIAEINHATRMPLEAVVAEAKAMAAAGADVIDIGCVPGESSCRVGEIVAALRHEKLRVSIDSFDRSEVTQAVEAGAELILSCNRSNVDWITTLEAEVVAIPDMPNDLRSLDDLIERLEARGTEFRVDPIIEPIGMGFTRSLRRYMEVRERYPDAAMMMGVGNVTELTEVDSAGVNMLLAAVCEELGIQSVLTTQVINWCRSTVSELNAARRLVHYAVTNQVIPKHLDSSLVMLRDSRLKELSPTAIESLARSVTDSHFRIFAEQGGLHLINRHGHWHGESPSAIFEAALNHDANSIDASHAFYLGYELARAEIARHLGKNYTQDESMTWGLPGPLAASAAVSHHRSGETQ
- the pabB gene encoding aminodeoxychorismate synthase component I, which produces MSPNAHIQELDSGLGVIDVLRRFAGEDFLVLLDSAARIRARDSRYTFLTADPIETAEIDRCSYGDDPFAIPTQWQTRLSRKLPATAPPFCGGIAGLISYEVGHAFERLPRAQRDDLHTPVIAAGLFDWAIVWDHIEKSVRLWVLAVDDDRTAVNRRVEWVLTKLNTPAPEPSERHKGDTGSVLLDGHELELRCDVRSNFSRDRYLKAVKEVIEYIRAGDIFQANLSQQLTAEWKGSAVDLYRGVRRQNPAPFCGLLQRGNFAVVSASPERFLRVSQGRFVETRPIKGTRRRQRSPIANLFTSDALVASEKDRAENVMIVDLLRNDLSRVCRPGSVRVTGLCEIEMFETVQHLVSTVVGEIATGKNVWDLLAACVPGGSITGAPKIRAMEIITELEQTARGAYCGNLFYCGPQADFDSSILIRTFTLKNGVLQFPVGGGIVADSHPADEYEETLHKASGMLRVLDKS